A window of the Dyadobacter pollutisoli genome harbors these coding sequences:
- a CDS encoding ISAon1 family transposase, with the protein MDNNPVSCSQLGKYFHLDGKQLQQQYKDHISDYKDWDQREHAAEWLLYPENTGPYLSIDETSLSNGELYTIVTNKAAKGRKGSLLAMIKGTQAASVIEVLRKIPKRIRSKVREVTQDMAANMGMIVSRCFSKAAKVIDRFHVQKLAYDAVQEIRIKHRWQALDQENQAIEAAKQAGVPYEPEILANGDTIKQLLVRSRYLLFKHCDKWTASQIQRSRLLFERYPLINQAYKLATGLGTIFRTCKSKEHAFKKLALWYNQVEDCGLDSFKTVAKSIQTHYLDILNFFNNRSTNASAESFNAKIKAFRSSSRGVRDIPFFLFRLTKLYA; encoded by the coding sequence ATTGATAATAATCCCGTCAGTTGTTCACAGCTAGGCAAATACTTTCATCTCGACGGCAAACAGCTTCAACAGCAATACAAGGACCACATCAGTGATTACAAAGACTGGGACCAGCGCGAGCATGCTGCTGAATGGCTTTTGTATCCAGAAAACACCGGTCCATATTTAAGTATTGACGAAACTTCACTATCCAATGGCGAACTTTACACGATTGTAACTAATAAGGCTGCAAAAGGTAGAAAAGGCTCTTTGCTGGCAATGATAAAGGGTACGCAAGCAGCATCAGTGATTGAGGTTTTGCGAAAAATTCCCAAGCGTATTCGCAGCAAAGTGCGGGAAGTAACACAGGATATGGCTGCCAATATGGGAATGATAGTCAGTCGGTGTTTCTCCAAAGCAGCAAAGGTTATAGACCGGTTTCACGTTCAAAAACTTGCTTATGATGCTGTCCAGGAAATCAGGATCAAACATCGTTGGCAAGCTCTGGATCAAGAGAATCAGGCTATTGAAGCTGCAAAGCAGGCAGGTGTGCCATACGAACCTGAAATTCTTGCAAACGGTGATACAATCAAGCAGCTATTGGTCAGAAGCCGTTATTTGTTATTTAAGCACTGCGACAAATGGACTGCTTCGCAAATCCAGCGTTCCAGATTGCTCTTTGAGCGTTATCCGCTCATAAACCAAGCCTACAAGCTGGCGACAGGATTAGGGACAATTTTTAGGACTTGTAAATCAAAAGAACATGCCTTCAAAAAGCTTGCGCTCTGGTACAATCAAGTGGAAGATTGCGGCCTTGATTCTTTCAAAACCGTTGCCAAATCTATTCAAACCCACTATCTGGACATTCTGAACTTCTTCAATAACAGAAGCACGAATGCTTCGGCTGAGTCCTTCAATGCGAAGATCAAGGCTTTTAGGTCGTCATCCAGAGGCGTTCGGGATATCCCATTCTTCCTATTCAGGCTTACGAAACTCTATGCTTAA